One stretch of Daphnia pulicaria isolate SC F1-1A chromosome 8, SC_F0-13Bv2, whole genome shotgun sequence DNA includes these proteins:
- the LOC124312084 gene encoding atypical kinase COQ8B, mitochondrial-like, producing MSKFRGTDILLVLKGLKAVSRAATNVTEAELKEAWSFSSSSRPRLHNLFVKPYNPENISKDVKEAVGRSLAVVEGLKEFSIIAAQQLIKTNFNATKSFKQTSQVEQEFLDPNFQQGIDFESPQNGVGSPLQSVIGTTFKGTDISNSPTSDPSFKINNENDLGNPNISGTMKDSSSDSVSASSNFKSPVMFQKSSTKSHSHPKVEQKSGNQSDSVKPAVPIPPVARKNRVSKLSETSHEVAVPSSRIGRIVSYGGLAAGLGMGALAEISRRTFGMNEAKALEQNTTAILDSNPFLTDANAERIVKTLCKVRGAALKLGQMLSMQDNTLINPQLQKIFERVRQSADFMPVRQMESVLIKELGSDWRSKFNDFQEKPFAAASIGQVHSATLPDGREVAIKIQYPGVAKGIESDINNLVTVMNMWNILPKGMYLEEFIKVAKLELSWEVDYVREAECTKRFASLIKDMPYYKVPEIIDELCTKEIFTSEFVEGISMEECMKLDQETRNHVAEKILSLCLMEVFQFRFMQTDPNWANFMYNPVTREVILIDFGASREYSKEFVDNYIRVIEGAAKGDRQQVLEYSQVVGFLTGYESKVMKEAHVEAVMVLGEAFRHNEPFDFGAQDTTRRIQKLIPVMLSHRLCPPPEETYSLHRKMSGVFLLCTKLGAKINCKAFFDNIIGNYRATLSQ from the exons atgtcCAAATTTCGAGGAACAGATATCTTGCTAGTTTTAAAAGGATTAAAAGCAGTTTCAAGAGCAGCAACAAATGTAACAGAAGCAGAACTCAAAGAAGCTTGGTCGTTTTCTAGTTCGAGTAGGCCAAGATTACATAATTTATTTGTTAAGCCTTACAATCCAGAGAATATCTCTAAAGATGTCAAGGAAGCTGTTGGAAGATCCCTTGCTGTGGTAGAAGGTCTCAAAGAATTCTCTATCATAGCAGCACAACAATTAATCAAAACTAACTTTAATGCAACCAAGTCCTTTAAACAGACATCACAAGTAGAACAAGAATTCTTGGATCCAAATTTTCAACAAG GTATTGATTTTGAATCACCACAAAATGGAGTGGGGTCTCCATTACAAAGTGTCATTGGTACTACTTTTAAGGGTActgatatttcaaattcaccTACTAGTGATCCTTCATTTAAGataaacaatgaaaatgaCCTCGGTAACCCAAACATCTCTGGAACTAtgaaag ATTCTTCATCTGATTCTGTGTCTGCttcatcaaatttcaaatctccTGTAATGTTTCAAAAATCTAGTACCAAATCTCATTCCCATCCAAAAGTAGAACAAAAATCAGGAAATCAGTCGGATTCTGTAAAACCAGCTGTTCCCATTCCACCTGTTGCGAGAAAAAATCGAGTATCAAAA ttgagtGAAACTTCGCACGAAGTTGCTGTTCCGTCATCTAGAATTGGTCGGATAGTTTCATATGGTGGCTTGGCTGCTGGCCTAGGTATGGGAGCCTTAGCAGAGATTTCTCGTCGAACTTTTGGCATGAATGAAGCAAAAGCACTGGAACAAAATACTACAGCCATACTTGACTCCAATCCCTTTCTCACCGACGCCAATGCCGAGCG GATTGTAAAAACCCTCTGCAAAGTCCGAGGTGCGGCCCTCAAGCTGGGTCAAATGTTAAGTATGCAAGACAACACGCTCATTAACCCGCAGTTGCAGAAAATTTTTGAACGTGTACGACAATCTGCTGATTTTATGCCGGTACGGCAAATGGAGAGCGTTTTAATTAAAGAACTCGGGTCCGATTGGAGAAGTAAATTCAATGATTTCCAAGAAAAGCCTTTCGCCGCTGCTTCCATTG GTCAAGTTCACTCGGCAACACTACCTGACGGTCGTGAGGTAGccataaaaattcaatatccTGGAGTTGCTAAGGGAATTGAAAGTGACATTAATAATTTGGTGACTGTGATGAATATGTGGAACATATTGCCCAAAG GCATGTACTTGGAAGAATTTATTAAGGTAGCTAAACTCGAATTAAGTTGGGAAGTAGACTATGTCCGAGAAGCCGAGTGCACTAAAAGATTTGCTTCACTCATCAAAGACATGCCGTATTATAAAGTACCAGAAATAATTG ATGAGCTATGCACGAAGGAAATCTTCACTTCGGAGTTTGTTGAAGGGATTTCAATGGAAGAGTGCATGAAACTTGATCAAGAAACTAGAAACCATGTTGCAGAGAAAATCCTTTCGTTATGTCTCATGGAAGTGTTTCAGTTCCGCTTTATGCAGACAGATCCTAATTGGGCCAACTTTATGTACAACCCAGTTACGCGTGAG gtAATCCTAATCGATTTTGGTGCAAGTCGAGAATATTCTAAAGAATTTGTCGACAATTACATAAGAGTAATAGAAGGAGCTGCCAAAGGTGATCGTCAGCAAGTTCTTGAATATTCTCAAGTAGTAGGTTTTTTGACAGGATACGAAAGCAAG GTTATGAAAGAGGCCCATGTTGAAGCAGTAATGGTTTTGGGTGAAGCATTTAGGCATAATGAACCTTTCGATTTTGGGGCGCAAGATACCACGCGAAGAATCCAGAA ATTGATTCCAGTTATGCTTTCGCATCGGCTCTGCCCACCTCCTGAAGAAACCTATTCTCTTCATCGAAAAATGTCTGGGGTGTTTCTTCTTTGCACAAAATTGGGTGCCAAAATTAACTGCAAAGCGTTCTTTGATAACATAATCGGAAACTACCGTGCTACGTTATCCCAGTAA
- the LOC124312047 gene encoding protein flightless-1-like isoform X2, which translates to MAASSVLPFVRGIDCSNYDFKNGNFPETIGDMVGLRWLKLDQTGLTEAPEELGKLQKLEHLSLKRNKIDKVYGEVTTLPCLRSLNLRYNCLRSSSLPQDIFQVEELTTLDLSHNNLRQVPDGLERAKSLLVLNLSHNNIEAIPSQLFVQLTDLLFLDLSHNRLETLPPQTRRLVNLQTLILNGNPMANYQMRQLPSLTALRSLQVRDTQRSVLNIPSSLEALLDVGEVDLSQNGLSRIPDGLFVLPTLRRLNMSNNIMTELHSAIDLWSKLETVNLSRNQLRSLPPSICLLPCLRRLFVDSNNLESEGLPADLGRLPALEIFSASDNKLETIPDTFLKCLNLKKLILINNRLRYLPKGIQYLPKLELIETRGNPDFKAPPKPNPHALANAYYNIDFSLQHQLRLASAAGTVALSTPQESGTLSKQSSLDAGSNTSLDKDNVRKRGRRGKHQQEEADQDQAKILKGLKDVAKDKNHKTIEELKAESLKPRKWVESLEKPTLDYSEFFEEDVGQIPGLTIWEIENFLPCQVDESVHGKFYEADCYIVLKTFIDESGSLNWKISFWIGEKATLDKKACAAIHAVNLRNFLGAQCRTIREEQADESPEFIAMIDGDLVYLEGCRTASGFFTVDEMELPPRLYRIHAAGPSIHLEPVAVHADELDPRHVFLLDAGKKMFIWTGLKSKNTLRSKTRLLAEKINKEERKGTADIIVCAQSKETDDWWDVMSSESDSDEIYRPEIIREHVTQDFVPFAAKLYRVGLGMGYLELPQVELTTRGKLEHKLLETNGVYLIDCLGEVFIWIGKQSTRLVRAAALKLAHELTALITRPAFAVVTKISEGTEPMIFKTKFAGWNDVIAVDFTRTADSVRKTGADLGKWASEQQTKVDISALFTPRQPPMSATEAQQLSDDWNEDLEAMEAFVLENKKFVRLPEEDIGHFYSGDCYVFLCRYWIPATDADPDAKNEDDDPQDDFQCVVYFWQGRDASDMGWLTFTFSLQKKFESLFGSKLEVVRTRQQQENLKFLAHFHRKFVIHRGKRKPVKGDDWTAPTEFFQIRSSGSTLCTRCIQIQADSSLLNSCFCYILKVPFDKEDRSGIVYVWVGNRADPEEARITEEIAREMYDGERFSLQVLNEGEEPDNFFWVGLGERKPYDTQADFLDYARLFRCSNERGYFAVSEKCSDFCQDDLADEDNMLLDNGDQVFLWLGSRSSEVEVKLTYKAVQVYMQHLRVQQPQRPRQLFLTLKFKETKRFTKCFHGWSTWKLPV; encoded by the exons ATGGCCGCCTCCTCTGTTTTGCCGTTTGTGCGCGGGATAGATTGCAGTAATTATGATTTCAAG AATGGGAATTTTCCTGAAACTATTGGCGATATGGTCGGCCTACGGTGGCTTAAACTTGACCAGACTGGTTTAACAGAAGCCCCTGAAGAGCTAGGGAAGCTTCAGAAATTA GAACATTTAAGCttgaagagaaacaaaattgaCAAAGTATATGGTGAAGTGACTACCCTTCCCTGCCTTCGCTCCCTTAACCTTCGTTATAACTGCTTGAGAAGTTCCAGTTTACCACAAGATatctttcaagtggaagaactTACAACTCTCGACCTTAGTCACAATAACCTGAGACAAGTCCCAGATGGATTAGAAAGAGCTAAATCTCTACTAGTCCTTAACCTCAGCCACAATAA TATTGAAGCAATACCAAGCCAACTCTTTGTTCAGTTGACCGACCTGCTGTTCTTGGATTTGAGCCATAACCGCCTTGAAACTCTACCTCCTCAAACTAGAAGATTAGTTAACTTACAAACTTTGATCCTGAATGGAAACCCCATGGCAAATTATCAAATGAGACAACTACCTTCGTTAACAGCCTTGAGAAGCCTGCAGGTTCGGGATACTCAAAGGAGTGTTTTAAACATCCCGTCGTCTCTGGAAGCATTGCTCGATGTGGGTGAAGTGGACTTGTCACAAAACGGTCTTTCTAGAATACCCGATGGACTTTTTGTACTTCCAACATTGAGAAGGCTCAATATGAGCAATAACATCATGACAGAACTACATTCAGCCATTG atttgtgGTCCAAACTTGAAACAGTGAATTTAAGCCGAAACCAGTTGCGATCGTTACCGCCCTCTATTTGTTTATTACCGTGTCTCCGTCGGTTGTTTGttgattcaaataatttagaaAGTGAAGGCTTACCCGCTGACCTAGGTCGCTTACCTGcccttgaaatattttccgcATCAGATAACAAGTTGGAGACAATCCCCGATACCTTTCTGAAATgtctcaatttgaaaaaactcatcCTCATTAACAATCGACTACGATATTTACCCAAAGGAATTCAGTACCTTCCTAAATTGGAACTAATAGAAACCAGAGGCAACCCTGATTTTAAAGCCCCACCTAAACCCAATCCCCACGCCTTGGCTAATGCATATTACAACATCGACTTTTCTTTGCAACATCAACTGAGGCTGGCCAGTGCTGCAGGAACTGTAGCTTTGTCAACTCCTCAAGAATCAGGGACACTTTCGAAACAATCTTCCTTAGACGCAGGAAGCAATACGTCACTTG ATAAAGATAATGTCCGCAAACGAGGACGTCGTGGGAAACATCAACAAGAAGAAGCAGATCAAGACCAAGCAAAGATTCTTAAA ggtCTAAAAGACGTCGCCAAGGATAAGAATCATAAGACGATAGAAGAATTAAAAGCCGAATCTCTTAA ACCAAGGAAATGGGTGGAGTCTTTGGAAAAACCGACGCTTGATTATTCCGAGTTTTTTGAGGAAGATGTCGGGCAAATTCCAGGATTGACTATTtgggaaattgaaaattttcttcCTTGTCAAGTCGATGAATCCGTCCACGGGAAGTTCTACGAGGCCGATTGTTACATCGTATTGAAAACGTTTATTGACGAGAGTGGTTCTCTCAATTGGAAAATATCCTTTTGGATCGGAGAAAAAGCCACG TTGGACAAAAAGGCGTGCGCAGCCATTCACGCAGTTAATCTGCGAAATTTTCTCGGGGCGCAATGCCGAACAATCCGAGAGGAACAGGCGGACGAGTCACCTGAATTTATTGCCATGATTGATGGTGATCTCGTCTATCTAGAAGGTTGCCGTACTGCTTCCGGCTTCTTCACTGTTGATGAGATGGAGTTACCTCCACGGTTATACAGAATACACGCTGCCGGCCCGTCAATTCACCTTGAACCCGTTGCAGTCCATGCTGATGAGCTTGATCCTCGTCATGTATTCCTTCTAGATGCTGGCAAAAAGATGTTTATCTGGACAGGACTGAAATCTAAGAATACTCTCAG GTCTAAAACACGCTTACTCGCGGAGAAGATCAACAAAGAGGAACGTAAAGGAACCGCTGATATTATAGTCTGCGCCCAGAGCAAAGAGACTGATGACTGGTGGGATGTAATGTCATCAGAATCTGATTCCGATGAAATTTATCGACCAGAGATCATCCGTGAACATGTAACGCAAGACTTTGTTCCGTTTGCTGCGAAGTTATATCGAGTCGGGCTTGGAATGGGATATTTGGAATTACCCCAG GTCGAGCTAACAACTCGAGGAAAACTAGAACACAAGTTACTTGAAACGAACGGTGTCTATTTGATTGATTGCTTGGGCGAGGTTTTTATCTGGATTGGAAAGCAGTCTACTCGCCTTGTCCGAGCAGCCGCACTGAAGCTGGCACATGAATTAACCGCCCTCATCACACGCCCCGCTTTTGCTGTCGTGACTAAAATTTCTGAAG GTACTGAGCCCATGATTTTCAAGACGAAATTTGCAGGCTGGAATGATGTCATCGCTGTTGATTTTACTCGAACCGCTGACTCTGTACGTAAAACTGGTGCTGACCTGGGAAAATGGGCGTCAGAGCAGCAGACAAAG GTAGATATTTCGGCCTTATTTACCCCGCGGCAACCGCCCATGTCGGCAACTGAGGCACAGCAACTATCAGACGATTGGAATGAAGACCTTGAG gCCATGGAAGCATTTGTCTTGGAAAATAAGAAGTTTGTTCGATTACCAGAGGAAGACATTGGGCATTTCTACAGTGGGGATTGCTATGTCTTTCTCTGTCGATATTGGATTCCTGCAACCGATGCGGATCCAGATGCGAAAAATGAAGACGACGATCCTCAGGATGACTTTCAGTGTGTCGTTTATTTTTGGCAGGGAAGGGACGCTTCTGATATGGGATGGCTCACGTTTACGTTCAGTTTgcagaaaaagtttgaatctcTCTTTGGTAGCAAGCTAGAG GTGGTACGAACGAGACAACAGCAGGAGAACTTAAAGTTTTTGGCTCATTTTCATCGCAAATTTGTTATTCATCGAGGCAAACGGAAACCAGTTAAAGGAGACGACTGGACTGCCCCTACAGAGTTTTTCCAGATCCGTAGCTCTGGTTCTACACTTTGCACTAGATGCATACAAATTCAAGCGGATTCGTCACTTTTAAATTCGTGTTTTTG ctACATTTTGAAAGTGCCTTTTGATAAAGAGGATCGCAGTGGAATTGTCTACGTTTGGGTTGGAAATAGAGCTGATCCGGAAGAGGCTCGGATTACGGAAGAGATAGCACGGGAGATGTATGATGGG GAAAGATTTAGTCTGCAGGTGCTAAATGAAGGTGAGGAACCCGATAATTTCTTCTGGGTTGGTTTGGGAGAGCGCAAACCGTACGACACACAAGCCGATTTTCTTGACTACGCCAGACTTTTTCGATGTTCCAACGAACGAGGCTATTTTGCTGTCTCAGAAAAGTGCTCAGACTTTTGTCAg GATGATCTAGCAGATGAAGATAACATGCTGTTAGATAATGGTGATCAAGTATTCCTCTGGCTTGGTTCAAGAAGTTCTGAAGTGGAGGTCAAACTTACTTACAAAGCAGTACAA GTGTACATGCAACATTTACGAGTCCAGCAACCTCAACGACCGCGACAGTTGTTTCTAACCCTGAAATTCAAAGAGACTAAACGCTTCACTAAGTGCTTCCATGGCTGGTCAACCTGGAAACTCCCTGTTTGA
- the LOC124312047 gene encoding protein flightless-1-like isoform X1, producing MAASSVLPFVRGIDCSNYDFKNGNFPETIGDMVGLRWLKLDQTGLTEAPEELGKLQKLEHLSLKRNKIDKVYGEVTTLPCLRSLNLRYNCLRSSSLPQDIFQVEELTTLDLSHNNLRQVPDGLERAKSLLVLNLSHNNIEAIPSQLFVQLTDLLFLDLSHNRLETLPPQTRRLVNLQTLILNGNPMANYQMRQLPSLTALRSLQVRDTQRSVLNIPSSLEALLDVGEVDLSQNGLSRIPDGLFVLPTLRRLNMSNNIMTELHSAIDLWSKLETVNLSRNQLRSLPPSICLLPCLRRLFVDSNNLESEGLPADLGRLPALEIFSASDNKLETIPDTFLKCLNLKKLILINNRLRYLPKGIQYLPKLELIETRGNPDFKAPPKPNPHALANAYYNIDFSLQHQLRLASAAGTVALSTPQESGTLSKQSSLDAGSNTSLDKDNVRKRGRRGKHQQEEADQDQAKILKGLKDVAKDKNHKTIEELKAESLKPRKWVESLEKPTLDYSEFFEEDVGQIPGLTIWEIENFLPCQVDESVHGKFYEADCYIVLKTFIDESGSLNWKISFWIGEKATLDKKACAAIHAVNLRNFLGAQCRTIREEQADESPEFIAMIDGDLVYLEGCRTASGFFTVDEMELPPRLYRIHAAGPSIHLEPVAVHADELDPRHVFLLDAGKKMFIWTGLKSKNTLRSKTRLLAEKINKEERKGTADIIVCAQSKETDDWWDVMSSESDSDEIYRPEIIREHVTQDFVPFAAKLYRVGLGMGYLELPQVELTTRGKLEHKLLETNGVYLIDCLGEVFIWIGKQSTRLVRAAALKLAHELTALITRPAFAVVTKISEGTEPMIFKTKFAGWNDVIAVDFTRTADSVRKTGADLGKWASEQQTKVDISALFTPRQPPMSATEAQQLSDDWNEDLEAMEAFVLENKKFVRLPEEDIGHFYSGDCYVFLCRYWIPATDADPDAKNEDDDPQDDFQCVVYFWQGRDASDMGWLTFTFSLQKKFESLFGSKLEVVRTRQQQENLKFLAHFHRKFVIHRGKRKPVKGDDWTAPTEFFQIRSSGSTLCTRCIQIQADSSLLNSCFCYILKVPFDKEDRSGIVYVWVGNRADPEEARITEEIAREMYDGKNAGDQIVMGRLTLDTLGKSRSDSHRHLTIQSQTSERFSLQVLNEGEEPDNFFWVGLGERKPYDTQADFLDYARLFRCSNERGYFAVSEKCSDFCQDDLADEDNMLLDNGDQVFLWLGSRSSEVEVKLTYKAVQVYMQHLRVQQPQRPRQLFLTLKFKETKRFTKCFHGWSTWKLPV from the exons ATGGCCGCCTCCTCTGTTTTGCCGTTTGTGCGCGGGATAGATTGCAGTAATTATGATTTCAAG AATGGGAATTTTCCTGAAACTATTGGCGATATGGTCGGCCTACGGTGGCTTAAACTTGACCAGACTGGTTTAACAGAAGCCCCTGAAGAGCTAGGGAAGCTTCAGAAATTA GAACATTTAAGCttgaagagaaacaaaattgaCAAAGTATATGGTGAAGTGACTACCCTTCCCTGCCTTCGCTCCCTTAACCTTCGTTATAACTGCTTGAGAAGTTCCAGTTTACCACAAGATatctttcaagtggaagaactTACAACTCTCGACCTTAGTCACAATAACCTGAGACAAGTCCCAGATGGATTAGAAAGAGCTAAATCTCTACTAGTCCTTAACCTCAGCCACAATAA TATTGAAGCAATACCAAGCCAACTCTTTGTTCAGTTGACCGACCTGCTGTTCTTGGATTTGAGCCATAACCGCCTTGAAACTCTACCTCCTCAAACTAGAAGATTAGTTAACTTACAAACTTTGATCCTGAATGGAAACCCCATGGCAAATTATCAAATGAGACAACTACCTTCGTTAACAGCCTTGAGAAGCCTGCAGGTTCGGGATACTCAAAGGAGTGTTTTAAACATCCCGTCGTCTCTGGAAGCATTGCTCGATGTGGGTGAAGTGGACTTGTCACAAAACGGTCTTTCTAGAATACCCGATGGACTTTTTGTACTTCCAACATTGAGAAGGCTCAATATGAGCAATAACATCATGACAGAACTACATTCAGCCATTG atttgtgGTCCAAACTTGAAACAGTGAATTTAAGCCGAAACCAGTTGCGATCGTTACCGCCCTCTATTTGTTTATTACCGTGTCTCCGTCGGTTGTTTGttgattcaaataatttagaaAGTGAAGGCTTACCCGCTGACCTAGGTCGCTTACCTGcccttgaaatattttccgcATCAGATAACAAGTTGGAGACAATCCCCGATACCTTTCTGAAATgtctcaatttgaaaaaactcatcCTCATTAACAATCGACTACGATATTTACCCAAAGGAATTCAGTACCTTCCTAAATTGGAACTAATAGAAACCAGAGGCAACCCTGATTTTAAAGCCCCACCTAAACCCAATCCCCACGCCTTGGCTAATGCATATTACAACATCGACTTTTCTTTGCAACATCAACTGAGGCTGGCCAGTGCTGCAGGAACTGTAGCTTTGTCAACTCCTCAAGAATCAGGGACACTTTCGAAACAATCTTCCTTAGACGCAGGAAGCAATACGTCACTTG ATAAAGATAATGTCCGCAAACGAGGACGTCGTGGGAAACATCAACAAGAAGAAGCAGATCAAGACCAAGCAAAGATTCTTAAA ggtCTAAAAGACGTCGCCAAGGATAAGAATCATAAGACGATAGAAGAATTAAAAGCCGAATCTCTTAA ACCAAGGAAATGGGTGGAGTCTTTGGAAAAACCGACGCTTGATTATTCCGAGTTTTTTGAGGAAGATGTCGGGCAAATTCCAGGATTGACTATTtgggaaattgaaaattttcttcCTTGTCAAGTCGATGAATCCGTCCACGGGAAGTTCTACGAGGCCGATTGTTACATCGTATTGAAAACGTTTATTGACGAGAGTGGTTCTCTCAATTGGAAAATATCCTTTTGGATCGGAGAAAAAGCCACG TTGGACAAAAAGGCGTGCGCAGCCATTCACGCAGTTAATCTGCGAAATTTTCTCGGGGCGCAATGCCGAACAATCCGAGAGGAACAGGCGGACGAGTCACCTGAATTTATTGCCATGATTGATGGTGATCTCGTCTATCTAGAAGGTTGCCGTACTGCTTCCGGCTTCTTCACTGTTGATGAGATGGAGTTACCTCCACGGTTATACAGAATACACGCTGCCGGCCCGTCAATTCACCTTGAACCCGTTGCAGTCCATGCTGATGAGCTTGATCCTCGTCATGTATTCCTTCTAGATGCTGGCAAAAAGATGTTTATCTGGACAGGACTGAAATCTAAGAATACTCTCAG GTCTAAAACACGCTTACTCGCGGAGAAGATCAACAAAGAGGAACGTAAAGGAACCGCTGATATTATAGTCTGCGCCCAGAGCAAAGAGACTGATGACTGGTGGGATGTAATGTCATCAGAATCTGATTCCGATGAAATTTATCGACCAGAGATCATCCGTGAACATGTAACGCAAGACTTTGTTCCGTTTGCTGCGAAGTTATATCGAGTCGGGCTTGGAATGGGATATTTGGAATTACCCCAG GTCGAGCTAACAACTCGAGGAAAACTAGAACACAAGTTACTTGAAACGAACGGTGTCTATTTGATTGATTGCTTGGGCGAGGTTTTTATCTGGATTGGAAAGCAGTCTACTCGCCTTGTCCGAGCAGCCGCACTGAAGCTGGCACATGAATTAACCGCCCTCATCACACGCCCCGCTTTTGCTGTCGTGACTAAAATTTCTGAAG GTACTGAGCCCATGATTTTCAAGACGAAATTTGCAGGCTGGAATGATGTCATCGCTGTTGATTTTACTCGAACCGCTGACTCTGTACGTAAAACTGGTGCTGACCTGGGAAAATGGGCGTCAGAGCAGCAGACAAAG GTAGATATTTCGGCCTTATTTACCCCGCGGCAACCGCCCATGTCGGCAACTGAGGCACAGCAACTATCAGACGATTGGAATGAAGACCTTGAG gCCATGGAAGCATTTGTCTTGGAAAATAAGAAGTTTGTTCGATTACCAGAGGAAGACATTGGGCATTTCTACAGTGGGGATTGCTATGTCTTTCTCTGTCGATATTGGATTCCTGCAACCGATGCGGATCCAGATGCGAAAAATGAAGACGACGATCCTCAGGATGACTTTCAGTGTGTCGTTTATTTTTGGCAGGGAAGGGACGCTTCTGATATGGGATGGCTCACGTTTACGTTCAGTTTgcagaaaaagtttgaatctcTCTTTGGTAGCAAGCTAGAG GTGGTACGAACGAGACAACAGCAGGAGAACTTAAAGTTTTTGGCTCATTTTCATCGCAAATTTGTTATTCATCGAGGCAAACGGAAACCAGTTAAAGGAGACGACTGGACTGCCCCTACAGAGTTTTTCCAGATCCGTAGCTCTGGTTCTACACTTTGCACTAGATGCATACAAATTCAAGCGGATTCGTCACTTTTAAATTCGTGTTTTTG ctACATTTTGAAAGTGCCTTTTGATAAAGAGGATCGCAGTGGAATTGTCTACGTTTGGGTTGGAAATAGAGCTGATCCGGAAGAGGCTCGGATTACGGAAGAGATAGCACGGGAGATGTATGATGGG aaaaatgcaggGGACCAAATCGTGATGGGTCGACTTACGCTTGATACTTTGGGGAAATCTCGATCTGACAGCCACCGTCATCTCACCATTCAATCCCAGACGAGT GAAAGATTTAGTCTGCAGGTGCTAAATGAAGGTGAGGAACCCGATAATTTCTTCTGGGTTGGTTTGGGAGAGCGCAAACCGTACGACACACAAGCCGATTTTCTTGACTACGCCAGACTTTTTCGATGTTCCAACGAACGAGGCTATTTTGCTGTCTCAGAAAAGTGCTCAGACTTTTGTCAg GATGATCTAGCAGATGAAGATAACATGCTGTTAGATAATGGTGATCAAGTATTCCTCTGGCTTGGTTCAAGAAGTTCTGAAGTGGAGGTCAAACTTACTTACAAAGCAGTACAA GTGTACATGCAACATTTACGAGTCCAGCAACCTCAACGACCGCGACAGTTGTTTCTAACCCTGAAATTCAAAGAGACTAAACGCTTCACTAAGTGCTTCCATGGCTGGTCAACCTGGAAACTCCCTGTTTGA